Sequence from the Bacteroides sp. genome:
ATAGCATGCCCGGCCGCCGTGTCCCATTCCCAGGTGGGTGAATAGCGGATATAAAGATCGGACCAGCCTTCTGCCAGGTCGCCAAATTTCAGGGCGCTGCCTTTTCCTATCAACTTTACCTGCCCCATTTGCTTACCAATCTGTTCAATCAGCCCCTGGGTCTGTTCTTCCATATGCGAACGGCTCACAGATATGGCAATGCTTTTTTTTGAAGGGGATGGTTTTAAAATTGAAGAATGAGACAGAAGACTTTCCACCGTGATCTCCTCAGCCAGATTCAGGTTCTCCAGCTTATAGGCCCCGTCGCCCACGATGCCCCACCAGGCCTCGCCCTTAACAGGAGCCAGGATGACTCCTGCGATGGGCCGGTTGCGATACATCAGGCCGATGTTGATGGCAAACTCGCCGTTGCGGCTGATAAATTCCTTGGTGCCATCCAGGGGGTCCACCAGCCAGAAATATTCCCATGGCTTACGCAGGGCATAATCTTCAATGCGGGTTTCCTCACTGATGACCGGAATGCCAGTGGCTGTAAGGGCTTTTGTCAGGATGTCGTTCGAGCGGCGGTCGGCAAGCGTGATGGGACTGCCATCAGCCTTGTCCTCATAATCAAAAGGGGTGACATAAATACCCATGATGGCTGCAGAGGCCTGACGGCCGGCTTTCATCGCCACTGAAACCAGGCTATATAAATCGCTTTTGCTTTTCACTGAAGAATTATTATTTGGACAGGTGAATTTAGGACTTTCTTCCAGAACAATATTCATCAGGGTTTGTTAATAAGGAAAATAACTTTAAACCCGTATCTGTATGAACCGCAATAAAACAATGATTCTTTTTTCATTCCTTATGGTTGCCGCTTTGACGACAGGCCTTTCCTCAACGGTATTTGCACAGGATGATGCCCGCAAGACCCTTCACGATTTCAAGGTCGAGGATATCTATGGCGATCCCTTTGACTTGTCAAGCCTGGCAGGCAAAAAAGTAATGGTTGTCAACACCGCCTCAAAATGCGGACTGACCCCTCAGTTTGAAGACCTTGAGAAACTCTACCAGGAATACCGCGAAAGCGGATTCGTGATCATTGGTTTCCCAGCCAACAACTTCATGAACCAGGAGCCCGGTTCGAATGAAGAGATCATTGAGTTTTGCCAGTCGAACTACGGGGTATCCTTTCCCATGATGACTAAAATTTCTGTGAAGGGCGACGACATGGCGCCCCTCTACCAGTGGCTGACCCAAAAGAGCCAGAATGGCAAACTAGATGCTAAAGTAACCTGGAATTTCCAGAAGTTTCTCATTGACGAACAGGGAAACCTGGTTGATGTTTTGTCACCCCGCGAGAAGCCTTATTCCGAAAAGGTCATCGCCTGGCTCAATCAATAAAAGCTCCTTTCTGAAAGAAATGCAGCCCCGGAAACCCGGGGCTTTTTTGTTTCCATCACAGGGTTGCTTCTGTGCCCAGAGGGGTTTGAGACGGAGTTAATACGGAGTTTATACGGTTTAAACCGTATAAACTCCGTATAAACTACGTATTAACTCCGTATTAACTATAAATCAGGTCTGGTGCTTGTAGCCCTATGGATCTTCTGAAAGTCTCGCCAATCCTAAGATATCCATCTATTTTTACGAAACTCTCATTTCCTTTTTAAAAGATGGGTTTGTGAGCAAGAATTCATATGGAAACTTTTGTTTTTCTATAAAAGCCAAAGATTGGGCATTTATTTTATCTTTGTAGGTTGTACCTAAATTGTTGCTACACACTCATGCAGCCCCCTCAATACAACGGCTTCGAAAACGAATTTCAGCTGGTGTTTGCTATCACTGAAAACCCGCCAATGGGCTTCATGATCGAGCCTTTTGCGGTGAAGGTCATCGGGCAGCGGCAGTTTAGCTATGAATTTCACCGGATCAACCCTGTCACTGCCGGCGATTTTTTCCCCGGCATGACCCAGCCTTACAGGCAACTACTGAAGCTTTACGGAAACTATGCCGAGGAGGCTTTGCTGAAGCGGTTTAACAAGGAGAATATTAAGCCCAGCCAGTTTTTTGAAAGTCTTACCCCCGAATTTGTTGCGGAGCATCTCCGGCCCCTGATTGATAAAACAATGGCTGAAATGGCCAGTGTGCTGTTAAAAAATGGGCTTCCACTTCACTATAAAGGACTGAAGGATGACAGGATCCTCGAGGAGAGCATTCCGGTGGCGCTGGGATTGGTTGAGCCCGTTTTTTATTTTCAGCGTCTTGAAAGCGGCCTGCGTTATCGCCTCCTGTTGTTTCACCAAAATGAGGAGCTTTCACTGAAAGGGGAGGATGCTTTGATGCTGGGGTTGAAACCCTGCCTGTTGATCATTGAGGGCCAGTTATTCCGTTTCGATAAGGAGTGGGACGGGAAGAAACTGAACCCTTTCTTTACCCGTGATGAGATCATGGTTCCCAAGTCTTCTGAAAGGGCTTATTTTCAGAAATTTGTGATGGATGCCATCAGGCATTATAGGGTGGAGGCAGAAGGCTTTGAGATCGTTACCCTGCAAGCCTCACCCAAGCCTGTCCTGAAATTGGAACAAAATTGGCAAAATCATTGGTCCTTGCAACTAGCCTTTCGTTATGGGGATGAGGTTTTTGGTCCTGGCGATGAGGGGATATCGAAAGTTTCCCTGAAGGAGGAAAGGGGAACATTTGTTTTCTCCAAGGTAGCCCGCGACCTTACTGTTGAGAATCAATGGGTTGATAAAATGGAGTCCCTGGGCTTGGTCAACCGCAAGGGGGATGGTTTTTATTTGTGGTATCCTGCAAAAAAGACGGAAACCTCGGGCGAGGAGGCAGTATTGGCTGGGCTTTACGACTACCTTGACTGGCTTGCGGCCTACAGCGAAGCCCTCGACATGGATAACATAGAGGTGCAGAAAGACGAAGGAACGGGTAGTTTTTTTTTAGGCAGACCCCAGGTAAGCCTGGAGGTAACCGACCGCAATGATTGGTTTGATTTGTATGGTACGGTGAGTTTTGGCCCTCACCGCATTCCCTTTCTCAGGTTAAAAAATCATATCCTTCATGGCATTCGTGAGTTCAGTCTTCCCGATGGCACGATAGGGCTGATTCCTTCGGAATGGTTCGGGCAATACCAGGACGTGATGAAGTTTGCGTTGGGCAAAGGAAGCACCCTTCAGCTGAAAAGGCACCATTTTACTTTGCTTGGGCAACTGAAAGAGACCAGCACGCCGGTGAAAGGGCTTGATGAGGCCATGAAGAATTTCACGCCCCCGCCGCTTCCAACCGGCATCGAGGTTCAATTGCGGCCCTATCAGCTCCAGGGCTTTCAGTGGATGAGCTTTTTATATCAGCATCGCCTGGGGGGCTGTCTGGCCGATGACATGGGCCTTGGAAAAACCCTACAGACCCTGGCCATACTGCTCCATGCCCACAGAGAAGCATCAGGGGAAGATAAGGCTGTTACGCCCCCGGAAGCACCACCGCCTAATCCTCCGCAGAGGCAGCTGGGACTTTTTGACGATGGTTCAGGGGAAGCGCCCCCTTCCCATCGGGGCACCTCCTTGCTGGTGATGCCGCTTTCGCTGATTCACAACTGGTTGCGTGAGATTTACCGGTTTACGCCCCAGTTAAAGGTGCTGCAGCATACCGGTCCGGCACGGAAAACCTGTACCAGGGCCTTTCTTCCCTATGACCTGGTCCTGACAACCTATGGTACCGTGCGCAACGATATCCAGTTGTTCGAAGGTTTCCAGTTTAATTATGTGGTGCTAGATGAAAGCCAGATCATAAAAAACGCGGAATCAAAGATCTTTCATGCCATTAAGAAACTCAAGGCCAGGCACCGGCTGGTGCTTACAGGAACCCCGGTTGAAAACTCCCTGACCGACTTATGGGCGCAGTTTTCTTTTCTTAATCCCGGGCTGCTGGGCAACCTCAATTACTACCGGGAGGAGTTTGTGTTGCCTGTTGAAAAAAATAATGATTTACGCAAACAACAAAAACTTCACACCCTGATCGAGCCATTTATCCTGCGGCGTACCAAGTCGGAGGTGGCCAAAGAATTGCCTGAACTTACGGAGACGGTTCGTTACTGCGAGATGTCTGAAGAGCATCGCAAGTATTATGAGACAAAAAAATCGCAGATACGCAACCTGATATTGGAGCAGGTTGAGCACCAGGGGATGGACCGCTCGCGCTTCTTTATCCTGAGCAGCCTGATGAAGCTGCGGTTGATGGCGAACCATCCCTTTATGGTGGATCCCGAGTATGCCTTTGATTCGGGCAAGTTTATTGAAGTGCGCGAAAACATCGGGAAGGTTTTGGCCGAAGGCCATAAAGTGCTCATCTTTTCCCAGTTTGTGAAACACCTGAATATTTACCGGCATTATCTTGATGGGCAGGGTTTGCCTTATAATTTGCTGACCGGGCAGATGCCGGAGAAGGAACGTGGAAGGCTGATCAGCGAATTTCAGCACGATCCGGACAAGAGGCTGTTCCTGATCTCGCTGAAGGCTGGTGGCCTGGGCCTGAACCTTACTGGTGCCGATTATGTTTTTATGCTGGACCCCTGGTGGAACCCGGCCGTGGAGAAGCAAGCCATCAACAGGGCGCATCGCATCGGCCAGAAAAAGAATGTGTTTGTGTATAAATTCATCACCCGTGATACCGTGGAGGAAAAGATCCTGAGCTTGCAACAGCGCAAATCTACCCTCGCCGGTATGTTGATCGATCAAAACAACCCCCTGAAAAATATGGGGCTGAATGAGATCAGAGACCTGATCAATTAAGGCAATTAATGCTTCAAAAGAAATGGAGAACAGAAAAGGATGATCTTTTCTATCTCTGGTTTTCCATGAACTGGCGCAGGGTAAGAACGCCTGCCCCGGGATCAACGAAACAATTGCATCTCACTAAGGCGGTTTCAATGGCATCTACCGTTGAAAGCAAGTCGCTTCGGTTGACGGCACCCATATGGCCCACCCTGAAATACCTTCCCTTTATGTCGGGCAGCAGGCCTCCTGCCAAAATAATACCTGCTTGAGAGATATGTCCCAGCAGTTCAGCGCCTTTCACCCCTTCGGGAAAATAGGGGGCGGAAAGAGTATTGGCAGATGCCTTCTCGCTTTGCGGGATCATTTTCAGCCCCAGGGCTTTCATTGCCGCGCGGAAAGCCTGACCAGTGAGGAGATGCCTTTTGAAGCGATTTTCCAAACCTTCTTTCAGGATCAATTCCAGGCTTTTCTCCAGGGCGATGATCAGGTTTACGGCAGGCGTGCCAAAGTAGGAAGGAGTCCGCTTCTCGTAGGCTTTCATGATGGGCAGCCATTGGGCCCAGTCGCCATAATAATTTCCCACAGGCGTCTCTCGGTTTTCGAACGCCTGCATGGCTTTTGGTGAGACAACAAACAAGGCCAGTCCCGGGGGCACGCCAATAGCTTTTTGAGAGGCGGTCAGCACCACATCAATGCCCCATTCTTCCTGTCGGATCTCTTCGCCTGCTACCGAGCATACTCCATCGAGGATCGTCAGCACATCATATTTTTTGCCGAGGGCACCCAGGGCTTTGGCATCATTGAGAACAGCGGTCGAAGTGTCTACATGGGTAAAGGTCATCAGCTTGTATTTCCTTAACATGAGCTGCGCTTCCACTTGTTCCATTGGTACAATGTCGCCTGTCTCCGCTTTCAGGATTTCTACCTGCGCGCCATAGCGTTTAAGCAATTCGGCATAACGTTCGCCAAAATAGCCTGTGGACACCACTAGGGCAGGGTCGCCGGCTTCAATCAGGTTGGCTCCGACCGAATCCATGGCCAGAGTGCCGGTGCCGGCAAGGATAAAAGGTTGGCCCGAAGGGCATTGCCAAACATCGCGCATCATTTCAAGCGAATGGCCAAAGGTTTCAATGAAAGACGGATCCACGTGGCTTGGTGTGGGGATGGCCATGGATTGCATCACTTCGGGTTCAAACTCAATGGGGCCAGGGATCATTAATAATTTTCGTCCTTTCATAATGGTATTTTTTATCTTTTATTTTTTATGATGTTGGATTTAGCTTTCTTTCTGATATTATCTATCCCCGGCTATTTGGGCAGGTCCGGTGGCTTTCGATGATGAGTGGCTTGTTCGTAGGCAAAGGTAAGTCTTAGCAGGGTAGGTTCGTCGAACATCCTGCCCAGGAATTGTATTCCGGCTGGCAGATTATTACCTGTATACCCCATGGGAATGGTAAATGCCGGTTGTCCTGTGTGGGGAGCGATGATCTGGCTGTTGTCGCCCCTGTATTCTTCGCGGAAGTTGTCAATGCCGGCGGGCGGATAGTTCCAGGAGGGGTATACCAGGGCGTCCAGATCCAGTGCATCCATGACCTGTTCAATGGCTTCCCGGAAGGCGATACTCCGGGGATCCTGGTATACATCCAGGCACTCTTTCACAAGGTTTTGATCCCTGCCTGAATGATCTTTGAAATAGGTCAATGAACCGGAAGCATAGTCGGAGTGGGTGCCAATGCGAATGATGTCTTCCAGGGTGCGCAGGGTGTCGCGCTCTACCCAGGTGTCGAGGAAGGCTTCTATGTCTTTCCGGAAGTCGGCGCACCAAAGGTTTTGCTGCAAATCACTGAATTCCGGGATCGAAACAGAGTCAATGATTTCAGCACCCCGGGCCTTCATGTCTTCCAGAGCCTGGCTGAACAAAGCCAGGATCTCGGGGTGGATGTCCTCGTAGCTTAAGGCGCCCAGCACCCCGATGCGTGCTCCTTTCAGGCCTTCTGGTTCCAGGTACTGAAGATAATTTGCAGGAATTTTTCCTTCTGAATATCTTGTTACAGGATCCAGTGGGTCATAGCCGGCCATGATTTCCATGACCCTCGTGGCATCTTCTACTGAGCGGCACAAGGGACCCACGATATCGTTGCGCAAGTAGAGGGGAACAATGGCACTGCGGCTGATCAATCCCTGGGTGGTGCGAAACCCTACCAGTGCGCAATGAGAGGAGGGTCCGCGAATGGAATTTCCGGTATCTGTTCCCAAACCAATAACAGCCTGGTTGGCAGCTATCGAAGCTGCTGTCCCGCCACTTGAACCTGCCGGGACGTGATCCAGGTTGTAGGGGTTACGGGTGGTGCCTGCTGTGGAACTTTCTGTATGCATCGGGCTGAAGGCCCATTCGGCCATGTTTGACTTTGCCAGGATAATGGCTCCTGCTTCTCTGAGCTTCCGGATGACAAAGGCATCCTCAGCGGGGATGTAATCTTTTAATGCCAGGGCCCCTGCGGTAGTGGGCAGGCCGGCTGTATTGATGTTGTCCTTGACGATGAGCGGAATACCGTGAAGGGGCCTGAGAATCCCGGTTTCCCTGTATTCCCGGTCTAACTCCTTTGCTAGTTCCAGGGCAACAGGATTGATGACGGTGAGGGCATTGAGGGTGTCATTCAAATGCTCAATCCGTTTCAGGTAACCCTCAACCAGTTGCACGCTTGTCAGCGTACCTTCCTCGAAGGCACGATGGATGTCGGCAATGGTTAATTCAAGCATATTCAGGGGTTCAGCAGGTTTGGAATCATTACAACCAAAGGTACCTGTCAATAGCAAAATTACAAGGGATAAAACAATGGATTTTTTCATTTTGGTCATATCATAAAATGTTTCAACGAGGCTTCAAGCATCAGCGAACAAGGATTTTCGGGGCAAAGGAAGCGGGCAGAGGCATTTGATAAACGGCATTTCTTAAGAATTCCCTGAAGGATTTGCAATCCCTGTATTGTTTTTGTTCCTCTACCGAAATAATCTCACCAATGCCCAGGCGCAGGTCTTTATTGCTTTTATTAAAGACTTCGTGAGGCAGTCTCAATAGCCGGATTCTCCAGTTGATCAACCCCAGGGAGTAAAAGAAGGGAGAATTGATGTCAAAGAAACGAATGGGCACAATAGGTACCCTGGCTATTTGGATCAGTCGAATGATACTTTCCTGCCATTGCCGGTCCCGGATGCGCATTTCCCTCAGGCTGAAATCCGACACCGCCCCTGAGGGAAAAAACCCTACCGGATGGTTTTCCTTCAGGTGGGAAAGGGTTTCGCGGACCCCCTTCAAGCTGGCAGCTGTGATATCTTTTTTTTTGTT
This genomic interval carries:
- a CDS encoding glutathione peroxidase, which codes for MVAALTTGLSSTVFAQDDARKTLHDFKVEDIYGDPFDLSSLAGKKVMVVNTASKCGLTPQFEDLEKLYQEYRESGFVIIGFPANNFMNQEPGSNEEIIEFCQSNYGVSFPMMTKISVKGDDMAPLYQWLTQKSQNGKLDAKVTWNFQKFLIDEQGNLVDVLSPREKPYSEKVIAWLNQ
- a CDS encoding alanine--glyoxylate aminotransferase family protein, translating into MKGRKLLMIPGPIEFEPEVMQSMAIPTPSHVDPSFIETFGHSLEMMRDVWQCPSGQPFILAGTGTLAMDSVGANLIEAGDPALVVSTGYFGERYAELLKRYGAQVEILKAETGDIVPMEQVEAQLMLRKYKLMTFTHVDTSTAVLNDAKALGALGKKYDVLTILDGVCSVAGEEIRQEEWGIDVVLTASQKAIGVPPGLALFVVSPKAMQAFENRETPVGNYYGDWAQWLPIMKAYEKRTPSYFGTPAVNLIIALEKSLELILKEGLENRFKRHLLTGQAFRAAMKALGLKMIPQSEKASANTLSAPYFPEGVKGAELLGHISQAGIILAGGLLPDIKGRYFRVGHMGAVNRSDLLSTVDAIETALVRCNCFVDPGAGVLTLRQFMENQR
- a CDS encoding 1-acyl-sn-glycerol-3-phosphate acyltransferase, translating into MGIISTEYLGRLSPVFKGKSGQKLADFFLHLTAVDKVNALYDRSSHCSGADFAASILEDLKVNYILGNPERLKQLPEGAFITISNHPYGALDGVILIDLFGHLRADYKYMVNQFLALIKTMSEHFITVTPTGNKKKDITAASLKGVRETLSHLKENHPVGFFPSGAVSDFSLREMRIRDRQWQESIIRLIQIARVPIVPIRFFDINSPFFYSLGLINWRIRLLRLPHEVFNKSNKDLRLGIGEIISVEEQKQYRDCKSFREFLRNAVYQMPLPASFAPKILVR
- a CDS encoding amidase, whose product is MTKMKKSIVLSLVILLLTGTFGCNDSKPAEPLNMLELTIADIHRAFEEGTLTSVQLVEGYLKRIEHLNDTLNALTVINPVALELAKELDREYRETGILRPLHGIPLIVKDNINTAGLPTTAGALALKDYIPAEDAFVIRKLREAGAIILAKSNMAEWAFSPMHTESSTAGTTRNPYNLDHVPAGSSGGTAASIAANQAVIGLGTDTGNSIRGPSSHCALVGFRTTQGLISRSAIVPLYLRNDIVGPLCRSVEDATRVMEIMAGYDPLDPVTRYSEGKIPANYLQYLEPEGLKGARIGVLGALSYEDIHPEILALFSQALEDMKARGAEIIDSVSIPEFSDLQQNLWCADFRKDIEAFLDTWVERDTLRTLEDIIRIGTHSDYASGSLTYFKDHSGRDQNLVKECLDVYQDPRSIAFREAIEQVMDALDLDALVYPSWNYPPAGIDNFREEYRGDNSQIIAPHTGQPAFTIPMGYTGNNLPAGIQFLGRMFDEPTLLRLTFAYEQATHHRKPPDLPK
- a CDS encoding 3'(2'),5'-bisphosphate nucleotidase CysQ; this encodes MKSKSDLYSLVSVAMKAGRQASAAIMGIYVTPFDYEDKADGSPITLADRRSNDILTKALTATGIPVISEETRIEDYALRKPWEYFWLVDPLDGTKEFISRNGEFAINIGLMYRNRPIAGVILAPVKGEAWWGIVGDGAYKLENLNLAEEITVESLLSHSSILKPSPSKKSIAISVSRSHMEEQTQGLIEQIGKQMGQVKLIGKGSALKFGDLAEGWSDLYIRYSPTWEWDTAAGHAILLAQGGEVFHITRHTPFTYNKEMLNNPGFIAFARKEDSIRYFSDLTF
- a CDS encoding DEAD/DEAH box helicase: MQPPQYNGFENEFQLVFAITENPPMGFMIEPFAVKVIGQRQFSYEFHRINPVTAGDFFPGMTQPYRQLLKLYGNYAEEALLKRFNKENIKPSQFFESLTPEFVAEHLRPLIDKTMAEMASVLLKNGLPLHYKGLKDDRILEESIPVALGLVEPVFYFQRLESGLRYRLLLFHQNEELSLKGEDALMLGLKPCLLIIEGQLFRFDKEWDGKKLNPFFTRDEIMVPKSSERAYFQKFVMDAIRHYRVEAEGFEIVTLQASPKPVLKLEQNWQNHWSLQLAFRYGDEVFGPGDEGISKVSLKEERGTFVFSKVARDLTVENQWVDKMESLGLVNRKGDGFYLWYPAKKTETSGEEAVLAGLYDYLDWLAAYSEALDMDNIEVQKDEGTGSFFLGRPQVSLEVTDRNDWFDLYGTVSFGPHRIPFLRLKNHILHGIREFSLPDGTIGLIPSEWFGQYQDVMKFALGKGSTLQLKRHHFTLLGQLKETSTPVKGLDEAMKNFTPPPLPTGIEVQLRPYQLQGFQWMSFLYQHRLGGCLADDMGLGKTLQTLAILLHAHREASGEDKAVTPPEAPPPNPPQRQLGLFDDGSGEAPPSHRGTSLLVMPLSLIHNWLREIYRFTPQLKVLQHTGPARKTCTRAFLPYDLVLTTYGTVRNDIQLFEGFQFNYVVLDESQIIKNAESKIFHAIKKLKARHRLVLTGTPVENSLTDLWAQFSFLNPGLLGNLNYYREEFVLPVEKNNDLRKQQKLHTLIEPFILRRTKSEVAKELPELTETVRYCEMSEEHRKYYETKKSQIRNLILEQVEHQGMDRSRFFILSSLMKLRLMANHPFMVDPEYAFDSGKFIEVRENIGKVLAEGHKVLIFSQFVKHLNIYRHYLDGQGLPYNLLTGQMPEKERGRLISEFQHDPDKRLFLISLKAGGLGLNLTGADYVFMLDPWWNPAVEKQAINRAHRIGQKKNVFVYKFITRDTVEEKILSLQQRKSTLAGMLIDQNNPLKNMGLNEIRDLIN